Proteins from a genomic interval of Candidatus Kuenenbacteria bacterium HGW-Kuenenbacteria-1:
- a CDS encoding ribonuclease H, translating into MKCKIFTDGGARGNPGPGGIGVVIKYNDKVLEFAEYIGHATNNQAEYKAVILALKEAEKLNIKEIDFYLDSELVVNQLNRKYKIKNQDLSLLFIQIWNLSSNFNKITYTHIPREQNKEADRLVNQALDEKYKNI; encoded by the coding sequence ATGAAATGTAAAATTTTTACTGATGGGGGAGCGAGAGGAAATCCAGGACCAGGTGGGATTGGAGTAGTAATAAAATACAATGACAAGGTTTTAGAATTTGCAGAATATATTGGACATGCAACAAATAATCAGGCGGAATATAAAGCAGTAATTTTAGCCTTAAAAGAAGCCGAAAAATTAAACATCAAAGAAATTGATTTTTATTTAGATAGTGAATTAGTGGTAAATCAATTGAATCGGAAATATAAAATTAAAAATCAAGATTTGAGTTTATTATTTATTCAAATTTGGAATTTGAGTTCAAATTTTAATAAAATTACTTATACGCATATTCCTCGTGAGCAAAACAAAGAAGCTGATCGATTGGTTAATCAAGCGTTAGATGAAAAATATAAAAACATTTAA